From Bos mutus isolate GX-2022 chromosome 5, NWIPB_WYAK_1.1, whole genome shotgun sequence, one genomic window encodes:
- the TOB2 gene encoding protein Tob2, which produces MQLEIKVALNFIISYLYNKLPRRRADLFGEELERLLKKKYEGHWYPDKPLKGSGFRCVHIGEIVDPVVELAAKRSGLAVEDVRANVPEELSVWIDPFEVSYQIGEKGAVKVLYVDDSEGCVAPELDKEIKSSFNPDAQVFVPIGSQDSSLSNSPSPSFGQSPSPTFIPRSAQPITFTTASFAATKFGSTKMKKGGGAAGGGGVASGGAGGPQPPQQQPRLARSPTNNLLKQKSLSLSLHSLNFITANPAPQSQLSPNAKEFVYNGGGSPSLFFDGADGPGSGSPASFGGSGAGTCNSSSFDVAQVFGGGANSLFLEKTPFVEGLSYNLNTMQYPSQPFQPVVLAN; this is translated from the coding sequence ATGCAGCTGGAGATCAAAGTAGCCCTGAACTTCATCATCTCCTACCTGTACAACAAGCTGCCCCGGCGCCGGGCAGACCTGTTTGGCGAGGAGCTCGAACGACtcttgaaaaagaaatatgaaggcCACTGGTACCCCGACAAGCCGCTGAAGGGCTCTGGCTTCCGCTGTGTCCACATTGGGGAGATAGTGGACCCCGTGGTGGAGCTGGCCGCCAAGCGGAGTGGCCTGGCGGTGGAGGACGTGCGGGCCAACGTGCCCGAGGAGCTGAGCGTCTGGATCGACCCTTTCGAGGTGTCCTACCAGATTGGTGAGAAGggggctgtgaaagtgctgtacgtGGATGACAGCGAGGGCTGTGTTGCCCCTGAGCTGGACAAGGAGATCAAGAGCAGCTTCAACCCCGACGCCCAGGTCTTCGTGCCCATCGGCAGCCAGGACAGCTCCCTGTCCAACTCCCCGTCCCCGTCCTTTGGCCAGTCACCCAGCCCCACCTTCATCCCCCGCTCGGCCCAGCCCATCACTTTTACCACCGCCTCCTTTGCGGCCACCAAGTTTGGCTCCACCAAGATGAAGAAGGGGGGTGGGGccgcaggtgggggtggggtggccagCGGGGGTGCAGGCGGCCCGCAGCCCCCACAGCAGCAGCCTCGCCTGGCCCGCTCTCCCACCAACAACCTGCTGAAGCAGAAGAGCCTCTCTCTGTCCCTGCATTCACTGAACTTCATCACCGCCAACCCAGCCCCTCAGTCCCAGCTCTCACCCAACGCCAAGGAGTTCGTGTACAATGGCGGTGGCTCACCCAGCCTCTTCTTTGACGGGGCCGATGGCCCAGGCAGTGGCTCCCCGGCCTCCTTTGGGGGCAGCGGTGCTGGCACCTGCAACAGCAGCAGCTTCGACGTGGCCCAGGTGTTTGGTGGTGGTGCCAACAGCCTCTTTCTGGAGAAGACACCCTTCGTGGAAGGCCTCAGCTACAACCTGAACACCATGCAGTATCCCAGCCAGCCGTTCCAGCCCGTCGTGCTGGCCAACTGA